A genomic stretch from Ooceraea biroi isolate clonal line C1 chromosome 3, Obir_v5.4, whole genome shotgun sequence includes:
- the LOC105283155 gene encoding uncharacterized protein LOC105283155, with protein sequence MRPSTMASRRRVLATTSAPPASVFVVALRRPSSSSLFVATSMPGGVSERCKGTCCTRKIRLSNYLARITSSDVHSYNMKKKFRPRSFKMIQTIPWKISLDCGNIIRALRSVTVLFCIIFQVSKR encoded by the exons ATGCGTCCTTCGACGATGGCGTCCCGACGTCGAGTGCTCGCCACAACCTCAGCGCCGCCGGCCtccgtcttcgtcgtcgcccTTCGTCGTCCCTCTTCGTCGTCGCTCTTCGTCGCGACGTCGATGCCCGGTGGTGTCAGTGAACGTTGCAAGGGAACTTGTTGCACCAGG AAAATCAGACTTTCCAACTATCTGGCAAGGATAACCTCGTCTGACGTTCACTCTTATAATATGAAGAAGAAATTCCGCCCCCGATCATTTAAAATGATTCAAACGATTCCATGGAAAATATCTTTGGATTGTGGTAACATCATACGTGCGTTACGTTCCGTCACCGTCCTGTTTTGCATAATATTTCAAGTCTCGAAACGCTAA